One segment of Deinococcus seoulensis DNA contains the following:
- a CDS encoding polyphosphate kinase 2 family protein translates to MNPDKYRVKPGGSVNLSDWDTNDDGDLSKDEGRTLTDELQLGLADWQERLNAEGRQSLLIVLQARDAGGKDGTVKHVMGAFNPNGVQIANFKVPTEEERGHDFLWRVHQRAPRAGQIGVFNRSHYEDVLVTRVHSMIDDSTADRRLSHIRHFESLLTDGGTRILKFYLHVSKEEQKARLQDRLDDPAKHWKFNPADLTERARWDEYTSAYQDALTTSTESAPWYVIPADRKWFRNLLISQIILDTLQGMHPQFPKATFDPKEIEIE, encoded by the coding sequence ATGAATCCAGACAAGTACCGCGTGAAACCCGGCGGCAGTGTGAACCTCAGCGACTGGGACACCAACGACGACGGCGACCTCAGCAAGGACGAGGGCCGCACCCTGACCGACGAACTGCAACTCGGGCTGGCCGACTGGCAGGAACGCCTGAACGCCGAGGGGCGGCAATCCCTGCTGATCGTCCTGCAGGCCCGTGACGCCGGAGGCAAGGACGGCACGGTCAAGCACGTCATGGGAGCGTTCAACCCGAACGGCGTGCAGATCGCCAATTTCAAGGTGCCGACCGAGGAGGAACGCGGGCATGACTTCCTGTGGCGCGTTCACCAGCGGGCGCCCCGCGCCGGGCAGATCGGCGTATTCAACCGCAGCCACTACGAGGACGTCCTCGTGACCCGCGTGCACAGCATGATCGACGACTCCACCGCCGACCGCCGCCTGTCGCACATCCGGCACTTCGAGTCCCTGCTGACCGACGGTGGCACCCGCATCCTGAAGTTCTACCTGCATGTCAGCAAGGAAGAGCAGAAGGCGCGGTTGCAGGACCGCCTGGACGACCCGGCCAAACACTGGAAATTCAATCCCGCTGACCTGACCGAACGCGCCAGGTGGGATGAGTACACCAGCGCTTACCAGGACGCCCTGACCACCAGCACCGAGAGCGCACCGTGGTACGTGATTCCCGCCGACCGCAAATGGTTCCGGAACCTGCTGATCAGCCAGATTATTCTCGATACCCTGCAGGGCATGCACCCCCAGTTCCCGAAAGCCACCTTCGACCCCAAGGAAATCGAGATCGAGTGA
- a CDS encoding ATP-grasp domain-containing protein, whose translation MDAQPTVVIVNGEREWADVFPDAQVRHCRLQTAQWQVAGQTLYLLHEQGRTRVDGLLWRVGAIRPDPRHRVVLDLIRLTRTPCVNPAATLQRGFDRLSMRAEMQAIGLPLLPQEIILGSTLLDHTEPTPPAVLKIGNYHAGYGKALITARSDWPDLRDLTWTADDYVTLEPFVDYVRDLRCLAVGNDLWAMKRRSESWKANRDTQEYSLTDPPAELAEYTRAAMAHLGADILGLDFLEDREGRFFLLETNDVPGLTGFPTSIRHTLARRLMEQISR comes from the coding sequence ATGGATGCACAGCCTACCGTAGTGATCGTCAACGGAGAACGCGAATGGGCCGACGTGTTCCCAGATGCCCAGGTGCGCCACTGTCGCCTCCAGACCGCGCAGTGGCAGGTCGCCGGACAGACGCTCTACCTCCTTCACGAGCAGGGCCGGACCCGTGTGGACGGGCTACTGTGGCGCGTCGGGGCCATCCGTCCGGACCCCCGACACCGGGTCGTGCTAGACCTGATCCGCCTGACACGTACACCGTGCGTCAATCCCGCCGCGACCCTGCAACGCGGCTTTGACCGGCTGTCCATGCGGGCCGAAATGCAGGCCATCGGTCTGCCGCTGCTGCCGCAGGAGATCATTCTGGGCTCTACCCTACTGGATCACACTGAGCCCACGCCTCCGGCCGTGCTCAAGATCGGTAATTACCACGCCGGGTACGGGAAAGCACTTATCACCGCCCGGAGCGACTGGCCGGACCTGCGGGATCTCACTTGGACCGCAGATGATTACGTGACACTGGAGCCCTTCGTGGATTACGTCCGTGACCTGCGGTGTCTGGCGGTCGGGAATGATTTGTGGGCAATGAAACGGCGCAGCGAGTCATGGAAAGCCAACCGCGATACGCAGGAGTACAGCCTCACGGACCCGCCTGCCGAACTGGCCGAGTACACGCGCGCCGCCATGGCGCACCTGGGTGCGGACATCCTGGGGCTGGATTTTCTCGAAGATCGGGAAGGGCGTTTTTTTCTACTGGAAACGAACGATGTGCCCGGCCTGACCGGCTTCCCTACTTCGATTCGCCACACGCTCGCACGCCGGCTGATGGAACAGATCAGCCGTTAG
- a CDS encoding MFS transporter, translating into MTAPTHTTPTQDRPGEAARRALNVIFLINGALFATWAVNIPGIRDHLHLNEAQIGAALLAVGLGSLCSMTLTGTWTARHGSHRVTWVAATLCMLALLPPFLAPSLPLLVAALAVLGAANGSMDVAMNAQGVTVEQRLARPIMSRLHAYFSLGGVIGAALGTLLVGRVPMTTHALLVTVVTVAAALLAGRALLPDQAAPTTPASAASTAAPRRAPLSVAAALLGLLCFLGMLSEGANYDWAALYFRDVLNVPGGQAGLGYAAFVTTMTLGRWFGDRLRVRLGDETTVRGGALITALGLALALMTRNPILAALGFALSGLGLSNVVPVMYGAVGHALGGRGIAQVASIGYGGFLLGPPAIGFIAAHTGLTAALGLALAGAALITLLGGRAFALIRQ; encoded by the coding sequence ATGACGGCCCCCACCCACACCACACCCACCCAGGACCGCCCGGGCGAGGCCGCCCGCCGCGCCCTGAACGTGATCTTCCTGATCAACGGCGCCCTGTTCGCCACCTGGGCCGTCAACATTCCCGGCATCCGCGACCACCTGCACCTGAACGAGGCGCAGATCGGCGCGGCCCTGCTCGCCGTGGGCCTGGGCAGCCTGTGCAGCATGACCCTGACCGGCACCTGGACCGCCCGCCACGGCAGCCACCGCGTCACCTGGGTGGCCGCCACGCTGTGCATGCTGGCCCTGCTGCCCCCCTTCCTTGCCCCCAGCCTGCCGCTGCTCGTCGCGGCGCTGGCCGTCCTGGGCGCCGCGAACGGTAGCATGGACGTCGCCATGAACGCCCAGGGCGTCACGGTCGAGCAGCGACTGGCACGGCCCATCATGAGTCGCCTGCACGCCTACTTCAGCCTGGGCGGCGTGATCGGCGCGGCGCTGGGTACCCTGCTGGTGGGCCGCGTCCCCATGACCACACACGCACTGCTCGTCACGGTCGTCACCGTCGCGGCGGCCCTGCTGGCTGGCCGCGCCCTGCTGCCCGACCAGGCGGCCCCCACCACCCCAGCGTCCGCAGCCTCCACGGCCGCGCCGCGCCGCGCACCGCTCAGCGTGGCCGCCGCGCTGCTGGGCCTGCTGTGCTTCCTGGGCATGCTGTCCGAAGGGGCCAACTACGACTGGGCCGCCCTGTACTTCCGCGACGTCCTGAACGTCCCCGGCGGGCAGGCCGGACTGGGATACGCCGCGTTCGTGACCACCATGACCCTGGGCCGCTGGTTCGGAGACCGCCTGCGCGTCCGCCTGGGCGACGAAACCACCGTGCGGGGCGGCGCGCTCATCACAGCCCTCGGACTGGCCCTGGCCCTCATGACCCGCAATCCCATCCTCGCTGCCCTGGGCTTCGCCCTCTCAGGCCTGGGCCTCAGCAACGTCGTACCCGTCATGTACGGCGCTGTCGGGCACGCCCTGGGCGGCCGTGGCATCGCGCAGGTCGCCAGCATCGGCTACGGCGGATTCCTGCTCGGCCCGCCCGCCATCGGCTTCATCGCCGCGCACACCGGCCTGACCGCCGCGCTGGGACTGGCGCTCGCCGGCGCCGCCCTGATCACCCTGCTCGGCGGCCGCGCCTTCGCCCTGATCCGCCAGTAG